The following nucleotide sequence is from Populus nigra chromosome 15, ddPopNigr1.1, whole genome shotgun sequence.
TATGTAATCTCTGTGATTATTACCACATttatgtaaaaagaaaagaaaaaacgaagTTTGATTTGTCGTGGATTTCATTGGCTCTTGTAATAATACTCGACTGTTCTCAGTCATCTCTTATTTGTCCCGCAGTTTCTTCTCAGCAATTTTGAACTTGTCAAGCAGTAGAACTACGGAGTCTATCTTGCTGTGTTGACAAATCCAAAGCTTTCCTTAGTCTCTATGTATGTATTATTACATCAATGAAGGAACTTATCCATATTTGTCAGGTGAGGTACCAGGTGAGAAGGAGATTCAAAGTCCTTACATGTAAAAACTAAGGTTGGTTTAAGTACTTCAATGGTCATAGATAATGTCTGAAATTATTGTGTCATGGTTGGTTGATAGAAGACGGAACTTTGCTGGCAAGAGTCGGTCCATGAGTACCTCGTCCCTCTGGCTCTGTGAGCAAGGTGGCTCAATTTATgtttgaaaatgaaatgaaaatggcAGTGATGTTGGCATGGTATGGTGGCAATAAAGACTGAAATGGCACATCCCTACATGGGCCTCAAAAACCAGCCTGTTCTTTTTGTTTGCCTGGTAGAATAATTGCTGCCCGTGAATACAAGAAAAAagctgaaaattaaatttatcaattcatgTGTGGTGGTGGATTCTTCTTGAGAGCCGACAATCTCTTAATCCAAGATCTTGTCCACTAAGATTTTATATCGAACTGTGTTGAGAGTTGATCTGATTAAAATTAGTTAACTCAATGAGTTAATCTAGTAAAATTGAAgtgagatttaatttttattttaaacaatattattttagattaatccCAATTAATCTAGACTAATTCATGAACCAAACCAGTTTTTATAGCCATCGTTATTAGTTTTCTCCTAATGTGTTTCTTATCGCCTAAATTTATctctgcaatttttttttaaaaaacttctaCATCTTATGCACACTTCAAGATGAAATTGCTTTCGATATCCAATTATTTTAGTAtcacaatatatattatttaaacatcaaaacaaatatttccAATTTCCATAAGAAATTTAAGATTCATTTACGTTATAATATGTTGCTTCTCtacctttaaaattaaatttttttactttctagaTCTTAAATCAACCATCCATGCTTcaaattattcattaaaaatgaCAATAATCTTTCTTCTAATCATAGTTAGTACATGACTCGGTGTAAGGTATAGTCATAGATCTTAtgaattaatttggattaatttatatcaataatttttttataagaaaatagattaaaatgatatgttatgagtgtttttttttttaaaatgaattaattttttttattaaataacaagTTAATCCACCGTCCAAACAATTCTAAATTGACTTTTTACCACACGATTTCAAAGggtcaaaacataattaatgaaAAGAGACATTATAGATTGAAAAATGAGTCAGTTAAGTacaatttaattaagattagtGATTAATTAAATCCACAACTCTTAACTCCAGGTAAAAATCTTGTAATCATTACCCAATCAAAACTAATCACGAAATCAGATAGCAAAAGCAAAACTACTAGAAAGAACCACCAACTCATCAAGACAGCTTCACCCTTCAACTCAAATGCTCTGTCTctaacaacattaaaaaaaaaaacaaaaacaaaaagatcatGTCTTGGCTTTTCAATTCGCTGCAATCCAACGATCCGGATTCACCACCACCGCACCCTCCTTCTCCGTCAGTTCAAGACGACCTGCTGGTCATCGGTGATTCTATCGGCCGTCAATTACGTGGCGTTGCTAACTTCCTTGCTCCGCCTCCACCTCCACCGCCGTCCAATACCCAAGCAGCCAAACCACAACCGTTCGATTCTTCTTCTCAATCATCACAAGCTCTCCTTGGGATTCGCAACGATCTTGCCGAAATTGGTGACAGTTTAAAATCTGGTCTCTCTAAACTCACTTCcaatttcttgcaatttaaAGATATTAACAGTAAGAACAGTGATGGTGTCGAGGTGGCGGGGATTAATGAGGAAGTGATTGGATTTGTTAAGGAGATTTCTTTGAGACCTGAATGCTGGATTGATTTTCCTTTACCACTCCAAAACGGTAAtttatttccttgttttttttatataaaaaaaaacagtagtgaatatttgttattattttttaattacgaagtaaaaaaaaaaattgtatatgaaaggaaaacaaattgatgtatttattatagattttaatattttataggaATCTTGCCCTTTTGAATTGGCGTaaaatttgatgtatttattaTAGATTTTATACGAATTGCAGGATTTTCAATTGCGAAAATCATTTATTATATgtgaatgatattttaattttggatgaaGATGAATTAGGAATTTTTGTATCTTGCAGATTTTAGAATGACTGATGCTCAAAGAGAACATGTGTTGAATGTTGAACATTTTGTTCCTAGTTTGGCACAACTTAGAAATAATCTTCAGAGTGAAATGGGGAATGGCCGATTTTGGatggtttattttatattgttgatTCCGAGATTGAATGAACATGATTTCGAGGTTCTATCGACTCCCCAGGTAAGATTTCTGTGTtgatatgatttatgttttgttcattttatgtATAAGTTTGTTTTTCCTGTGGCATTAAGTccttgaaacaataaaaaaaagagtagttTTCAGGTCAATTTAGTTGCAATAGTAGTGAAATTGTAATGGGGggttttgttattattgttgttctaGCCGAAGGGTACTTCGTGATACTAGTTTTGCTGCTTTATGGTTTTTCTCAACTGAGCATAGTCTGAGTGCATGTTAAAGCTTCCGGTGAGCATAGTTAGATATTGTATTAGTAGATAACACATTGTGCACCATTTTGAAGTGCAATTATTTCTAGCCACAATGCTGGTGAAACCAGAATTGGTGTCTGTTACTTCTGTACTTGTTGAGCAGAGGTTGAAGGGGTAGTATACACTGCTATTTTTTGTTGCATTATTAATCTCATCCCTCAAATTTACTGGCAGTGTGATATGTCTCAGGGAAGGGGAGGCATTGGTTGATCTTCTAGTGGTAGGCATCTAGCAAGCTTAAGCAGATAATATACCAGTTAGTAAAACATTTTGCATAGCTGCAATTTACATGCCATTACTTTGGAGGTTAATTGGTTTCTGATATTTCGTGTGTAAAAAATTGATCTCCTTGCTGTTGAAAAGTTTTGAGAAGGTGACTCACTTCTGTCATCTGATGGGATCATAATCTGTTATAACTTGCTGTGAGCTGTCTTTTCTTACttggattttcttttatgttcttgTAAAGTTGCAATTGAAATTATAGCATTCAATCTACTCATCTAGATGCTTGAGGAATTATTATCCTCTTCAATCTTGACACTGAGAACCGGAACTGAAAGATGTGAGGATGATGGCACTTGCATGCTTTTTAATTCTCATCTTAGAAGAGGGGTGGGAAAGggatggttattttttaacaattctgCAAATATGCAGAATGAAACGTAGCTGTGAGTAATTGGTAATCATGCTCTCTTATACATCAAAACTCACCCCTGGGAATACAAAAGTGTAAGGTCTTCAAATTTTAGTAATATATGTACACTTAATTTTTCCCTTATCAAAAACCAACCATTGCTGCACTTTCCGATGAAATTGATGTAATATAATTTGACACTAGAGCAAAGTGTTTCATCtgaatttggttttgaagttCTGAGGTTTCAGACATCTGAGATATTGGGAAAATGATCTTGTTAATCCTAAGTGAGCTATTGTGCGGTGGTAGTTATATGTATCAAGTGATAAGGACTGTTGATTcagtttttattgatttttcaaagGAAATTTTGGAGACTGAATCTTCAAATATCTCTTAATTGGGAATTAACGGCCTATTGCTTGGTTTTTTCATGTGATAACATGTCCTGCATGAAACTTGAGACTCATTTCTTACCTTTTTGTCACTTGATAAACTAAAACTTTATTATCCCAATAATGATCACAGTTTAGAGCAGGATGCAACAGACCTTTGTTTGCAGTGACATTTGTATTTCATTCTTCTTACATGTAATCTCACATCAACTGTTGGCTTGTTGCAGATAGTTGAAACAAGAAATTTACTTTTGCAGAAGCTGCAAAACAAGAGGAATGTTAAGGTGGAAAGCTCCAAGAATTCCAAGAGTGGTACACAAGGAGAGATTACAACATCTCAAGAAGAGATTACTGAGATTGCAGATGCTACTGAAGgcttaaaaattaatgaagagaATTCTAGACAGTTTTCAAAAGAGAAAATTGACAATAGCACTTCAATTGATAACCAGAAAAAGCTTGAAGATGAACAGGATGTGTCATTCAGTGATCTAGAGGATGATGATAGTGATTTTTCAATAAGATTATCAGCTTCTAGGAAGGCACGGAGCATTAGGGCTCCTTCACCCAGTGGATCCAGTGATTGGATCCAACTGAATGAAGGTTCTGACACTCAGGGTGGTCCACCTAAGGCAAGACAGTCATTTTCTCGTGATAAAGATTCGGATGCTGAGTCTAGTGACTGGCATAAAGTTGATGAATATGATTAGCCTGTTTGATAGCTGATTTATTGTAAAGTTTCTACATTTTTCCTCTTACCTGTGGTTTCTGCACTTGCAGAATTCCACCTGTTACATAAGTTTCGTCATTTTTTCTTCCTCCCTCTGGTGTCTATACTTATGGAGTCCAACCTGTTACATAATGGTCTTTGTTCTTAATTGATATTCAAGTTATTATAAGTACGTCTTATTCAAATGTATTATCATGCTATTCTATATGCCTGAGTGAAGAACTGGAATTTTCTAGGTCATAACTCGAGTGGATTTTCTCAACTATCTTATTGAACATTTGTTGCGTTATTTGATGCAAACCATTTAGGATTGTGTGCATAATCTCTAATCTGAGAGAAGTGCATGCATAAACCTAAGACTTCTGATTGTGATTAATATTGTGTTAATGACAAGAGATCAACTTGTAATCATTCTTATCGTATTGGGTTGCATGGAATGAATGGAATTTCTGGTGGGATATAAATTCTGGGTTGTGGAATATCTCCAGTTCAGATCAGCAAAAGAGTAATTAAAGCATTGAAATCTCCATTTCCTCAAATAATCATGCATGCAACTAACTTTGTGAGGTTCCAAGCTCGACAGCAGATGACTACACAAAACACAACTCTTTTTTGGGTCAGTCACAGCAGTGATCAGTGAAGGTGGTGAATGTTAAGACTCAAGACAGTGAGATCATGTAACAAAGACTCTCTCTCCTAACATGGAGATGAAGAGCTTGTCTGGTATCGTAGTAggaattgtttttaaagtattttttatttaaaaatatattgaaataatatttttttatttttaaaatttatttttaatatcaacatatcaaaacaatctgaaaaaattaaaaattattaatttgaaataataaaaaaaaaaaacagtttcaaAGAACAACTTTCTTTTCCTGCGATCTCACACCAATTTGACGATTTGAACGTTGTTCGGGCACTATTTATGAAGCTTGAATAAATCCTGGGGTTTTTGGCGACTTAAATCAGCTCAttcatgtttttcatttcatatttGGCAACACAGCGAAATTATATCATAAATGCTAATAGGAAATCTCTTTACTCACaagtaattaatttgaaaccACCTGTAGCGTGCATTTTATGTTGGGGGCATTTTGCCAGCATATTTTATGGCCCAACAAGTTAATAAATAGAAACACTACTGCATAACCAATTGCCTGCTGGAGCAACTGCATTGCTCAGGATGGTCAAAGAGTGACCTTAAACTGGATCCCTGAGATGTCTAGTACTTGCTTCATTTTGAGGAATGCTTGCTAACatcttaaaaaccaaaaacagcTTGATTAGTAGATGATAAAACTGAACTTTCCAGGAATAACTCTGAATATTCACTTGCCGATTATATACAGGTTCACATGTCTATCAAAACAGCATTTCTTCAGTGTTTCTGTCTATCTGAAGATGGATATGTACAGTGTTTTAACTTACTCCCTAGTCTACAACACTAATGAACCATCAACACCTCCGACGATTCCAACCACCATGGTGGACTCGAAGCTTGGCATCAAATGGGTCATGAGGTGGTCTTGAACGAGGAAGAGGGTTAGGATTGAATACTGTCGATGAATTTGGACCATGCAGTGTATATTCACTGGAGTGACTTGGCTGTGCTGGTCTCCCATTATCACTCATCAGCTGATGAGATGCACTGATGCCTGCCTGGGGAGTAAACGGAGCATAGGCGGATCTTGGTGAAGAAGAGAGCAGGTTATTAGGACAGCCAGGAGGAAGTCTTTCAAAAATCAAGTTTCGTACTTTAGAGTAAGTAGAAGTTGTTGATGGCCTGGTTGTATCAGAAACATGTTGCCTGAGAAGCTCAAAGTCTGGTGGGCTCCATTCAGGcatctcatcatcatcatcaaaaagATTTTTCAAGGGGCGAGCTGAA
It contains:
- the LOC133674756 gene encoding uncharacterized protein LOC133674756 yields the protein MSWLFNSLQSNDPDSPPPHPPSPSVQDDLLVIGDSIGRQLRGVANFLAPPPPPPPSNTQAAKPQPFDSSSQSSQALLGIRNDLAEIGDSLKSGLSKLTSNFLQFKDINSKNSDGVEVAGINEEVIGFVKEISLRPECWIDFPLPLQNDFRMTDAQREHVLNVEHFVPSLAQLRNNLQSEMGNGRFWMVYFILLIPRLNEHDFEVLSTPQIVETRNLLLQKLQNKRNVKVESSKNSKSGTQGEITTSQEEITEIADATEGLKINEENSRQFSKEKIDNSTSIDNQKKLEDEQDVSFSDLEDDDSDFSIRLSASRKARSIRAPSPSGSSDWIQLNEGSDTQGGPPKARQSFSRDKDSDAESSDWHKVDEYD